One window of the Triticum dicoccoides isolate Atlit2015 ecotype Zavitan chromosome 3B, WEW_v2.0, whole genome shotgun sequence genome contains the following:
- the LOC119280339 gene encoding cytochrome P450 72A15-like translates to MEVGKIMLPAFSLCCEELVNKWTQSLGPDGSCEVDASLELQSLTGDVISRTAFGSSYLEGRRIFQLQSEQVGRFMAAIHKIMIPGYMSFPTKNNRRMRQINNEIESILRGLIGKRMQDMQEGESTNDDLLGLLLESNKTDVNENGQSVPGMSTEEVIEECKLFYFAGMETTSILLTWTMVVLSMHPEWQDRAREEVLGLFGKHKLDYEALNRLKTVTMILYEVLRLYPPASAFTRQTYKEIEIGGITYPPGVIFEMSVLHIHHDKDIWGDDVHQFRPDRFAEGISKASKEPGAFFPFGWGPRICIGQNFALLEAKMALCMILRRFEFELAPSYTHAPHTVMMLRPMHGAQIKLRAISL, encoded by the exons ATGGAAGTGGGCAAG ATCATGTTGCCAGCCTTCTCTTTGTGTTGTGAAGAGCTTGTCAACAAATGGACACAGTCCCTTGGTCCCGACGGGTCATGCGAGGTGGATGCTTCCCTAGAGCTCCAGAGCCTCACCGGAGATGTCATCTCACGCACCGCATTCGGCAGCAGTTATCTCGAAGGAAGAAGGATTTTTCAACTGCAGTCTGAGCAGGTCGGACGGTTCATGGCAGCCATTCACAAGATCATGATTCCCGGTTACAT GTCCTTCCCTACTAAAAATAATCGAAGGATGCGCCAAATTAACAACGAGATAGAGTCCATTCTACGAGGTCTAATTGGGAAAAGGATGCAAGATATGCAAGAAGGAGAAAGCACAAATGATGACTTACTCGGCTTATTGCTCGAGTCAAACAAGACTGACGTAAATGAAAATGGCCAATCCGTTCCAGGAATGTCCACTGAAGAGGTAATAGAGGAGTGCAAGCTGTTCTACTTTGCAGGAATGGAGACGACATCAATATTACTCACATGGACGATGGTCGTACTTAGCATGCACCCAGAGTGGCAGGACCGTGCAAGGGAGGAGGTTCTTGGCCTATTTGGAAAACATAAGCTTGACTACGAGGCTCTTAATCgactcaaaact GTGACAATGATTCTTTATGAAGTTCTCCGGTTGTACCCACCGGCTAGTGCGTTCACCCGACAGACATACAAGGAGATTGAGATCGGAGGCATCACGTACCCACCTGGTGTGATTTTCGAGATGTCTGTGTTGCACATCCACCACGACAAGGACATCTGGGGAGACGACGTGCACCAATTCAGGCCTGATAGGTTCGCGGAGGGGATCTCCAAGGCGTCCAAGGAACCGGGAGCATTTTTCCCGTTCGGATGGGGGCCACGGATCTGTATCGGTCAGAATTTTGCATTGCTTGAGGCCAAGATGGCGTTGTGCATGATTCTTCGGCGCTTTGAGTTTGAGCTCGCGCCGTCATATACGCATGCGCCACATACTGTAATGATGTTGCGTCCCATGCATGGTGCTCAAATTAAGCTGCGGGCGATCTCTTTGTAG
- the LOC119282730 gene encoding pre-mRNA-splicing factor ISY1 homolog yields the protein MARNEEKAQSLLNRFTTMKQEEKSKPRERRPYLASQCRDLADADRWCGEVLREIGVRLAEIQNEGLGEHRLRDLNDQINKLLRERSHWERRILELRGQDYSRSSNAALMTDLDGNIVAIPNPSGRGPGYHYFGAAKKLPGVRELFDKPLDVRKRGTRYGIHKRINAGYCRYYYYDDEDGALEPHEAAAEKRMRHEVVTEWHRVAREAMKNVASGEVAAAAGGSGGEAATAREVLFEEVEEEVEEEIERTVLEKKEELLSKYTSDAVQGDRADGGQGDMLNVQR from the coding sequence ATGGCTCGTAACGAGGAGAAAGCGCAGTCCTTGCTGAACCGCTTCACCACGATGAAGCAGGAGGAGAAGAGCAAGCCCCGCGAGCGCCGGCCGTACCTCGCCTCCCAGTGCCGGGACCTCGCCGACGCCGACCGCTGGTGTGGTGAGGTCCTGCGCGAGATCGGCGTCAGGTTGGCCGAGATCCAGAACGAGGGACTCGGGGAGCACCGCCTCCGAGATCTCAACGACCAGATCAACAAGCTTCTCCGCGAGCGCAGCCACTGGGAGCGCCGCATCCTCGAGCTCAGAGGCCAAGACTACTCTCGGAGCTCCAACGCCGCCCTGATGACCGACCTCGACGGCAACATCGTCGCCATCCCCAACCCCTCGGGCCGTGGACCGGGCTACCACTACTTTGGCGCTGCCAAGAAGCTCCCCGGCGTCCGTGAGCTATTTGACAAGCCACTTGACGTCCGCAAGCGCGGCACCCGCTACGGGATTCACAAGCGCATCAATGCCGGGTACTGCAGATACTATTACTATGACGACGAGGACGGTGCGCTTGAACCCCATGAGGCTGCTGCTGAGAAGCGCATGCGGCACGAGGTTGTCACGGAGTGGCACCGTGTGGCGCGGGAGGCCATGAAGAATGTGGCGAGTGGCGAGGTGGCGGCTGCAGCAGGTGGGAGTGGTGGGGAGGCTGCTACTGCTAGAGAGGTGCTGttcgaggaggtggaggaggaggttgaggaggagaTTGAGCGAACGGTGCTagagaagaaggaggagctgctgaGCAAGTACACAAGTGATGCCGTGCAAGGCGATCGAGCTGATGGAGGCCAAGGAGATATGCTCAACGTGCAACGCTAG